Below is a genomic region from Methanobacterium sp..
TATTGATTAGCTTTGTTTATTCGTATCTTAAGAAACGATCATAACATAGTTAAGGATGATGGGGGAGGGCATTATGTTCAACTTATGGAAAAAGATATAACTCCGATTAATATGTTGAAGTTAGCCATATTCATTTTAGGATTTGCACCTGGTCTTAGAGATTTCTTGAGCTTGAGTATAGGCACATAATTGCCTTTGGGCAGTCAGGATCAAATATAAATTCTCTATAATTGAAAATTCAAAAGTAAATAAAAAAGAATTAGTTAATCAAATTTAAAAATCAAACTTAATTTATTGGTGTCAACGTATTGAATGAAAGTTTCAGTAGATCCTAACTGTTCTCTAATTTCATCAATAGCTTCATTAGGAATTAGCGTATGTGGTGAAACAGATAATTCAATTGTTATGTTGGATTTCTCGTAATTAATTTTTATATAATGGTTTAATTCTAGAGAATGAGCTTCACTTATTTCAAGAACAATATTATCAACTTCATGTATTATATCAAGTTCTTTATCACTAATTTTCTCATTCATTTCTTTTAACCAGTCAATATCTTCTTTAAACGTAATATCGCCCCATTTATTTGTTAAAATATGGTGTTACATGATGATTCTATTTCCAATGATTTTAAATTTTTGCAAAGTTTTTTTCAATTTACACTAATTTTCATATATTTTCAATGAAATTTACTCAAATTTTGCATGATCTAATTCGTGAGCTGCTGATTCTGTGACTCTTCGTATGCTCATAAAATCAGGACGGGAGATCATTTTTAATATCTGTTGTTGTCATACTTATTGTGTAAATTGTTTAAAGCAAAAGGTATAGATTGTACCTGAACAATTTACAAATTGCCAAACCAAAAGGAGAAATAAGTTATGTATATAGAAAAAGTAAAAAACGAGATGAACCTGCCGGAAACGGTGAAAATATTTGACACAACGCTAAGAGACGGCGAACAAACACCAGGGGTTGCAATGACTGTAGATGAAAAGATACGAATTGCAAAAAAGCTTGATGAACTTGGGGTTAATGTAATAGAGGCCGGATTCCCTGCTTCATCAAGTGGTGAAGTAGAAGCAGCTGGTGAAATCCTTAAAATGGGGTTAAATGCCCATATTTGTGGTTTGGCAAGACCATTAAAAGGTGATCTGGACGCAGCAATTGATGCTGACGTGGATTACATACATACATTCATTGGTACATCTCCCCTTCACAGAGAATTCAAACTTAAAATGAGTAAGGAAGAAATTTTAAGTAAGTCTGTCGATGCAGTAGAATATATAAAAGATCATGGTATAATAGCTGAATTTTCAGCAGAAGATTCTACAAGAACAGAACTTGATTATTTAAAGGAAATTTATAATGCAGTTGAGGATGCAGGTGTGGACTGTATCAATGTTCCAGATACAGTAGGTGTTATGGTCCCAACTTCTATGAACTGGTTTATAAGAGAACTTAAATCGGAACTGAAAGTTCCAATTAGCGTGCACTGCCATAACGACTTTGGACTTGCAGTTGCAAATTCACTTGCCTCTGTGGAAGCTGGAGCTGACCAGGTTCATGCAACTATTAATGGATTAGGTGAACGTGCTGGAAATGCGTCCCTGGAAGAAGTTGTAATGGCTCTTATTACTCAATACGACTTAAAAATGAATATTAAAACTGAGGGTCTTGTAAACCTTTCAGAATTTGTTTCAAGAATTACAGGGGTTAAAATGCCTCCAAATAAAGCTATTGTGGGAGAAAATGCATTTGCTCATGAGGCAGGAATACATGTACATGGGGTGCTTGCAAAAGCGGAAACATACGAGCCAATAACTCCTGAAATGGTAGGCCACACAAGAAGGATCGTTTTAGGGAAACATACCGGTGCAAATGCTATAAAAGCAAAGCTTGAAGAGTATGGAATAGACTTAGATAAGGAACAGTTTAGTAAAGTATTTAATCAGGTTAAAGCGCTTGGAGATAAAGGTAAATGTGTCACCGACGCTGATTTAAGGGCTATAGCTGAAAGTATTCTGGGACGGGCAAAAGAAGAAATAGTAAAACTGGAAGGATTTTCAGTAATGACTGGAAACAGCGTACTGCCTACAGCTACAGTTAAACTAAGCATTAATGGAGAAAGTAAAACCGCTGCAAAAACGGGTGTAGGTCCGGTAGATGCTGCAATAAATGCTATTCAACGTGCTGTAAGTGAAACTGCAGATATAGAACTTCAGGAATATAACATAGAAGCTATAACTGGAGGAACTAATGCTCTTGCTGAGGTATTTGTTATAATGGGAGATAAAGAGGGTAACAAAGCAACTGGACGATCTACAACTGAAGATATTGTCATGGCAAGTGTTGAAGCAGTTCTGGACGCAATAAACAAAATACTGATCTTAAGATAATTTAATTATCTTAAGATAACTCTGATTTAAACCGTACCATTATTTAAAGGATATTTAGATTATATATGTTTTAAAACAGTAAGCAGTGCTGTTTTAACTTTTTTTTATTTTTAAACTATTATTTCTTTAAAATATTAATGCAATTAATTTTAGGATATTTAATAACATAACTATTATAGTGAATAACCAAATTATTGGATCTATAAAAAATGTATTTACGTGCTTTAAACCCTCAAAAAAATCAGAGATTTTTTTGGGGTTCAGGAAAAACACGGTTTTTCCTTCAATTTAATAAATTTAATTAATCTGCCAAAATCTCTCAAACCCAAAGGGGTTTGGAGCACTCAAACACGCAGTGTTTGGTGCATCACAATCAAAGATTGTGATAGCCCTCGAACACGTAGTGTTCGGGGCCACGAAATCAGAGATTTCGATGGCGCGAAACAACGCTGTAAAAAAATGCATGACATTTTTCGACGCCCAAAAAATCTGTGATTTTTGACAGTTTCGCAAGCTTTGATTTTGAAAGCATTTTCTTAAGTCACGATTTTCGAATATACCTCAAATTTATTAAGTTTAAAAGGTTATGTTATTCACTATAAATTTTTATTAATGAATTAAAGTGTTTAAATGATTAAAGTATTAATATGCGTAAATGCAAATGATAGATTAATATTTGTAAAAGATAGAGGCATGTCAATGAGTAACGCAAGAATTCTGGTTGTTGAAGATGAAAGGATTACCGCAGAGGACATAAAGGATGGCCTTAAAAGTCTAGGATATGAAGTACCTGCAGTGGTTCATTCGGGTGAAGACGCTGTTTGTAAAGCGACAGAGCTTCAGCCGGATCTTGTTCTTATGGACATTAAGCTTGAGGGTGAAATGGACGGTATAGAGGCTGCAGGAGAAATTAAAAAGCACTTTGATATACCGGTTATTTATTTGACTGCATATTCAGATGAGGATACTTTAGAGCGGGCAAGAAGGACAGAACCATCGGGTTATATTCTTAAAGAACCTTCTGGATTTGTCCATAAGCCATTTAAAGAGAGTGAATTACATACTATCATTGAATTAACTCTTTACAGGCATAAAATGGAAAAAAATCATGATCAATGGCTTGAGGCAATGCTTGAAAGTGTAAATGAAGCTTTAATTGCCACAGATGAAAATGGAAAAATTAGATTTATGAACCATATTGCAGAAGACATTACTGGATGGATACGAGAAGAAGCTGTTAACCGAGATTTAGTTGATGTTTTTAAAGTTCAAGAGGGTGAATTTGACATCAGCGAATTAAGAGTTGATGTTAGTGATTATTCCATAGATCGGGTCATGTTAAACGATAAAAATGGGGTAAAAATTCCAGTTAGAGCCAATTTAAGTCATATTACTGATAATAAAGGAAATATAAATGGAATGACTTTAGTTTTCTGTAATTTAACATAATTATTTGAAGTATAGGGGGTAAAATATGGCAGCCGCTCAAATTATGGTTGTTGAAGATGAGAGGATTACCGCAAAGGATATACAAAATGCATTGGAAAGTGCGGGATATGGAGTTGCTGATTTAGTTTTTTCTGGTGAGGATGCGGTTCGTAAGGCAGGAGAGCTTCAGCCGGATCTTGTTCTTATGGACATTAAGCTTGAGGGTGAAATGGACGGTATAGAGGCTGCAACACAAATCAGGGAACGTTATGATATCCCCGTAATTTATTTAACTGCATATTCAAGTGCAAGTATTGTGCAGAGAGCTAAAATGACGGAACCTGCAGGATATCTTCTTAAAGAACAGTTTGGCTTTCTTACCAAGCCTTTTGAAGAGAGTGAATTGAACACTACAATAGAAATAGCTCTTTACAATCATAAAATTGAAAAAAGACTTAGAAATCGTGAGCAATGGCTTGCTGCAATACTTAAAAGTGTGAGTGATGCTGTAATAGCTACAGATTCTAAAGGTAGGATTAAATATATGAATCCTGTTGCTGAAGAGCTTACTGGATGGATACAGGAAGAAGCTATAGGTGAAGATCTAGATAAAATATTAAAAATTTTGAGTAAAGAATCTACAAACGTTGAATCTGGGAATATTTCAACTGATTTCTTTGATAAAACGGTAATAAGAGCTAAAGATGGAACTAAATTACTTGTAGGTGGTAGTACTACTCCTATTAAAGATGAAAAAGGTAATTCTGATGGTTTAGCTGTGGTATTTAGAAAGTATAGGTTAAATTAAATTGAATATTAATTTTATTTCACGCTCATGCCAGAATGTTGTGTAAATAATATTGCTTCATTTTCGTGTGTCTGGTTAATTAAATTGTATTTTTTATGTTAAGTCATATATAATCAATTAAAACTACAATTTAACATGAAGTATAACTCATGCACAGGATCATGGACATGTAAAAATCGCAATTTTTACGGTCACAAAATCAAAGATTTTGTGAACATGAGCGTTATTTTAAATATAGATAATAATTGTAAATAATCTGGAAAATATGTTTTGTAAAGGGGTTAATGTGATCTTAAAGGATCTAAATCTCGGGATAAAACTAAAATAGATTTTAAATTGGCTATTATAATTAATGAACTACAAAGACAGAATAAAATAGTTCCTAATTAGTAATACTGGGGTTGGCAATATTAATTCTGATAAAAATATTTAATTTAGTTTTAAAGGCAATTTAAGAGATTTTTTGATTAATATTGTATTATTAATGATTAGTATATTTAATTAGTGGCTGTAATTATTTTATTTTATTGATCCAGGAATTTAAAGTTGAGTATGCAAAACATAAACTATATATATTAATTAAGGAATTATAGTAATATTAGACCAAATTAACATGGTTATTCTTTGGAGGTAAAGTGATGTCAGAGGAAAATGTTGTATACATTGGAAATAAACCCGTAATGAACTATGTTTTAGCTGTCGTAACTCAAATGAACGGCGGAACTTCAGAAGTTATCTTAAAAGCACGTGGAAGGGCCATAAGCAGGGCGGTCGACGTCGCTGAAATAGTAAGAAACAGGTTCATATCGGATGTAGAACTCGGAACTATAGATATATGCACAGAAGAAATCATGAGCAACGAAGGCGCAGCAACAAACGTTTCAGCTATTGAAATACAGCTTACTAAATAATATTCTTGTTAGCTCCAAAAAAGAAACCAGATGGTTTCATTTTCTCTTTTAATTTTAGGTCTTTTTATCAAAACTTATTTTAAAGTATAATATTTTTTTAAAGATTAAGTATTCATTAATATTTTTTAGGTTTATAAAATTAGTATTTAATTTTAGTTTATCATTTAAACATTTAATAATTTATTTGAATTTTACAAAAAAGTTAAAAATTTTCTTATGCTTATCCCTTGAGAATCAAGTTAAATCAAAATAAGGAGGCGGTAATTGATGATTCTCTTAATTTTAAAAAGCTATATTTCCCACCCTCCGTAAGCATAAAAAATTTAATCATCTTAAAAATAATAAAAAATAGGATGAAACTTTAAATTTCATCAACTATTTATTCTTTTTTACGACGTCCTCTTACAGACCTAAATGCTAAAAGTCCTACTATTACTACAATTACGATTGCACTAACGTAGTACATGTAAACTGAAGTTGGGCCTGATTTTTTGTCGTAGTTAAGGGCGTACATGGAACCATCTGCAGCACCTACAAATATGTCATCTCCGTATATTATCGGGGTGCTGAATGCAGAATTAAAGAGGTAGTAACCTGGTGCATAACTCCAGTCTTCTTTACCGCTGTATTTATTTAATACATAGACGGTTCCGCTGTCTGAACCAATTACAATATCGTCTCCCATAAGTGCAGGGGTAGATTTTACGTTACCTACACTGACAGACCATTTCAATGTTCCGTCTCTCATATCGAGGGAAGTTATGTTTCCATTGTCAGATCCTACAAACAGACTGTTGTCGTTTGGATCAAGTAGTGCTGATGATCTTACACTGTCATTAAAGTCATATGACCATTTTATTGACCCATCATTTGTGTTCAGTGCATAGAAATTACCATTGTCTGTTCCAATGTATAATGTGCCGTTGTATATGGCTGGGGAAGATCTCACTGCATTTCCAGTGTCATAAGACCATAATTTGCTACCGTTTGTATTTACTGCGTATACTTTTCCATCATCTGACCCAAAGAATACGGTGTTATTGTAAACTGATGGTGATGATTTCACAGCATTTTCAGTTTGGAACTGCCATTTAAGATCACCATTATCCACATTTAGTGCATATAACCTCTGATCATCTGATCCAAAGTATATCGTTCCATTACTTACTGCTGGGGAGGACTCAATGGAGTTACCAGTTCGATATTTCCATACTGAATCTCCGTTTTTCTTATCCAGGGCATAGAAATAACTATCCATTGAACCGAAGTATACGTTGTCTCCTTTTACAACTGAAGAACCTGTTATATTTCCCTGTGTACTGTAATCCCAAACCTGGGTACCGTCATTCAAGTTCAGAGCATAGAATGTTCCATCTGTTGAACCGAAGTACATTAATTTGTCTGCAATTGAAGGGGAGGATAGTATGGATCCTCCTGTTTTAAACAGCCATGCTGCAGGAGTGAAATCTGATGATTCATTTAAGTAACCGGTATGATCCAGATTGTACTGGAACATCGGCCAATCTGCTGCTCCTACTGCGGACGCTATTGAAAGTGGACCTACTAAAAGACACATTATGGTAAGTCCGATGATTATATTCTTTTTCACGACCATTTTATCACTTCTTAATTGATTTTTTCTTTATATATCCCTGTTAAATTTGGTAACTCCTAATGCGAAGAACAGCGCTGTAAATCCTAAAAGCACTGCTATATCTACCCATATTGCTCCAATACCTACCCCTTTTAACATCACTGCACGTAGTGCGTCATTTACGTAAGTTAATGGGAAGATGTAAGCAAGTTTCTGGAATATCCATGGCATTGTCTCAATTGGATAGAATACTCCTGATACAAACATCATAGGCATTGTAATTGGCATTACCATCTGCATGTAATCTTCCTGTGTGGAAACCCTTGCAGATATCATAACTCCAAAACCTACAAAGCACAATGCTCCAAGTATCAGAACCAGAAGCGTAAGTATCATACTTCCCTTTATTGCAATTCCAAACAGGACTATGGCCGCTGCAATTAATATTAAAGCCCTTACGATTTCTATGGATAATTTAGAGACTATTTTACCTCCAACAACAGTTGCAATACTTGTTGGTGTCATAAATAATCTTGCAAGTTCTCCTCTTTCTCTTTCACCGGCTAAAGCATCTCCCATTCCGAACATACAACCAAACAGGACAGTCATACCAATTACGGCAGGTACCAAGAAGTCAATGTACTTGACATCTCCGTACATTTTATTTATCTGCAGGTTGATGGAATCCATCACGTTCTGGAAATTAATCCCTTGTGAAGCAGCTGCAACCTGGTTAGATTGGACCTGTATTGCTGAAGATGGGGTTAAGTTCATACCTTCTAGTTTTTGCACGCCCATTTTGTTGGATATTTGATTAAACAACTGCTGTGTAGCTGGGATAACTGCGCTTGACGCCATCTGGTCTGATGAATCAACATCAACTACCACGCTCTTGGGCTGCGTACTGCTCGTATCGTCATAATTTGCAGGCAGAATTATGGCAGCCTTAACCTGGCCGTTTTGAACCATCTCTTTTCCTTTATCTGGATCCGTTATTATATCCTTAACATCATACAGACTCATCCCCTTAATTGCATTAAGGGTTGCATCAGTTACCTGACCATGACTTTGTTCTACCACGACAACTGGAATATTTTCCAGTGTTCCACCCATACCGTAACCGAAGAGGGTTATCATAATTATGGGGAATAAAAGTATTGAAATTAACCGTGGTGGATGCCTCCATAAGACTAGTAGATCTTTTTTAAACATCCACATAATTTTCTTAGTTTCCACCATCATCTACACCTTGTTCTTGTTTCTTTTTAGAAGTAACTCTCATGAAAACATCTTCTAAGGAAGGATCTTTTGTGGCTATGGAAGTGATATTTCCGCCCTGCTCAATTATATCAGATATAACTTTACTTACAGCTTCATCTGAATCTTCTATATCCATAGTTATTCTTCCAGAAGCATGTTCTACTACATCGTGGACTATGGATAAATTATTAATGGTATTAAGCA
It encodes:
- a CDS encoding 2-isopropylmalate synthase, whose translation is MYIEKVKNEMNLPETVKIFDTTLRDGEQTPGVAMTVDEKIRIAKKLDELGVNVIEAGFPASSSGEVEAAGEILKMGLNAHICGLARPLKGDLDAAIDADVDYIHTFIGTSPLHREFKLKMSKEEILSKSVDAVEYIKDHGIIAEFSAEDSTRTELDYLKEIYNAVEDAGVDCINVPDTVGVMVPTSMNWFIRELKSELKVPISVHCHNDFGLAVANSLASVEAGADQVHATINGLGERAGNASLEEVVMALITQYDLKMNIKTEGLVNLSEFVSRITGVKMPPNKAIVGENAFAHEAGIHVHGVLAKAETYEPITPEMVGHTRRIVLGKHTGANAIKAKLEEYGIDLDKEQFSKVFNQVKALGDKGKCVTDADLRAIAESILGRAKEEIVKLEGFSVMTGNSVLPTATVKLSINGESKTAAKTGVGPVDAAINAIQRAVSETADIELQEYNIEAITGGTNALAEVFVIMGDKEGNKATGRSTTEDIVMASVEAVLDAINKILILR
- a CDS encoding response regulator, translated to MIKVLICVNANDRLIFVKDRGMSMSNARILVVEDERITAEDIKDGLKSLGYEVPAVVHSGEDAVCKATELQPDLVLMDIKLEGEMDGIEAAGEIKKHFDIPVIYLTAYSDEDTLERARRTEPSGYILKEPSGFVHKPFKESELHTIIELTLYRHKMEKNHDQWLEAMLESVNEALIATDENGKIRFMNHIAEDITGWIREEAVNRDLVDVFKVQEGEFDISELRVDVSDYSIDRVMLNDKNGVKIPVRANLSHITDNKGNINGMTLVFCNLT
- a CDS encoding response regulator; the protein is MAAAQIMVVEDERITAKDIQNALESAGYGVADLVFSGEDAVRKAGELQPDLVLMDIKLEGEMDGIEAATQIRERYDIPVIYLTAYSSASIVQRAKMTEPAGYLLKEQFGFLTKPFEESELNTTIEIALYNHKIEKRLRNREQWLAAILKSVSDAVIATDSKGRIKYMNPVAEELTGWIQEEAIGEDLDKILKILSKESTNVESGNISTDFFDKTVIRAKDGTKLLVGGSTTPIKDEKGNSDGLAVVFRKYRLN
- the albA gene encoding DNA-binding protein Alba, whose translation is MSEENVVYIGNKPVMNYVLAVVTQMNGGTSEVILKARGRAISRAVDVAEIVRNRFISDVELGTIDICTEEIMSNEGAATNVSAIEIQLTK
- a CDS encoding PQQ-binding-like beta-propeller repeat protein, with translation MVVKKNIIIGLTIMCLLVGPLSIASAVGAADWPMFQYNLDHTGYLNESSDFTPAAWLFKTGGSILSSPSIADKLMYFGSTDGTFYALNLNDGTQVWDYSTQGNITGSSVVKGDNVYFGSMDSYFYALDKKNGDSVWKYRTGNSIESSPAVSNGTIYFGSDDQRLYALNVDNGDLKWQFQTENAVKSSPSVYNNTVFFGSDDGKVYAVNTNGSKLWSYDTGNAVRSSPAIYNGTLYIGTDNGNFYALNTNDGSIKWSYDFNDSVRSSALLDPNDNSLFVGSDNGNITSLDMRDGTLKWSVSVGNVKSTPALMGDDIVIGSDSGTVYVLNKYSGKEDWSYAPGYYLFNSAFSTPIIYGDDIFVGAADGSMYALNYDKKSGPTSVYMYYVSAIVIVVIVGLLAFRSVRGRRKKE
- a CDS encoding ABC transporter permease, with product MVETKKIMWMFKKDLLVLWRHPPRLISILLFPIIMITLFGYGMGGTLENIPVVVVEQSHGQVTDATLNAIKGMSLYDVKDIITDPDKGKEMVQNGQVKAAIILPANYDDTSSTQPKSVVVDVDSSDQMASSAVIPATQQLFNQISNKMGVQKLEGMNLTPSSAIQVQSNQVAAASQGINFQNVMDSINLQINKMYGDVKYIDFLVPAVIGMTVLFGCMFGMGDALAGERERGELARLFMTPTSIATVVGGKIVSKLSIEIVRALILIAAAIVLFGIAIKGSMILTLLVLILGALCFVGFGVMISARVSTQEDYMQMVMPITMPMMFVSGVFYPIETMPWIFQKLAYIFPLTYVNDALRAVMLKGVGIGAIWVDIAVLLGFTALFFALGVTKFNRDI